The genomic window ACGAGCTATCACGGGTTGAAGCGGGAAGCCATGACTTCTATAAGTCATGGTAGTTCACTGGGGAGGTGGATTTCTTGGATTTCGAGAAGGTGTTTTCGTTCTACAGTAAAGCCACGAAAAAAGGATTCTCACCGTTCTTCGTCCCAACGCTCGAAAAGGCAGAAGAGCCGGCGGGGAATTTTTTCCTCGACAGAAAGGGCAATCTTTTCTCCATCAGAGAAGATTTCACAAAAACCGTCCTCAACCATCGTAAAAGATATTCCCCCGATTCTCAAATCAAGGTCTGGTACGCCGATTTCGTTTACAGATACTCGGGAAGCGATTTGGTGGCGGAGTATCAACTTGGACTCGAAAAGGTTCCAAGGAACTCCTTGGACGATTCGCTGGAAGTTCTTGAGATCATCGTCGAAAGTGCATCGGAATTTTTTGAAGGTCCGGTGATAGTGGAAATAGGACACACCGGTGTTTACGAGGATCTACTGAAAGAAATTCCGAAGGACCTCCACGAGAAGGTTCTGAATCTCATCGACACGAAAAACCTCGCGGAAATCGAGTTTCTCTCTCACATGAAGAAAATTGATCTTTCCAGGGTAGAGAAGATTATCGAAGACAGCATATACCGGAGATCACCGGAACATTTGAAGACGATGGATCTCCCGCTTTCAGTGAGGGAAGATCTGCTTTCGGCATCTTCCTTCCTTCAGGAGAAGTTCCCCACCGTTTCCGTTGAGATCGATCTCACCCTTGCGAGAACGATCGAAGAGTACTGTGGCCTGATATTCACCATCTACGACACATCTTCTTCCAGACTCGTAGCTGCCGGCGGAGAGTACACAGTGAACGGAGAAAAAGGTGTGGGTGGATCCATCTTTCTGGAGGGAAAAACATGCTGAAACTGGCAATCCCCAAAGGAAGGTTAGAAGAGAAGGTGATGACCTACCTGAAAAAAACGGGAGTTATTTTCGAAAGGGAGTCTTCTATTCTTCGGGAAGGGAAGGATATCGTCTGTTTCATGGTGAGACCGTTCGATGTACCAACGTATCTCGTTCACGGAGTGGCAGACATTGGATTCTGTGGAACCGATGTACTCCTCGAAAAAGAAACTAGTCTCATTCAGCCCTTCTTCATTCCCACAAACATTAGCAGAATGGTTCTTGCCGGTCCGAAGGGAAGGGGAATACCAGAGGGTGAAAAGAGAATCGCCACGAAGTTTCCGAACGTAACTCAGAGATACTGCGAATCCAAAGGATGGCACTGTCGCATAATACCACTGAAGGGTTCTGTCGAACTCGCTCCAATAGCCGGACTCTCAGATCTCATCGTGGACATCACCGAAACGGGAAGAACACTGAAAGAGAACAACCTGGAGATTCTCGATGAAATATTCGTCATAAGAACCCATGTTGTGGTGAATCCGGTGAGTTACAGAACGAAAAGAGAAGAGGTGGTTTCCTTCCTTGAAAAGCTCCAGGAGGTGATCGAACATGATTCTAATGAACAATCCCGGGGATAAAGAAGTGCTCAGACTATTGAAACAAAGGATGGAATCTGTATCGCAGGTGGAAGAGACCGTAAAAGAAATCATCAGGAGAGTGAAAGAAGAAGGAGACAGAGCCCTCGAGGAATTCCTCAAAAGGTTCGAGAAGCACCCGGTGGGCATCGAGAACCTTCGTGTCACAGAGAAGGAAATATCGGAAGCCCAAGTAGAGGAAGAATTCGTTGAAACGATAAAAATCGTGATAGAAGACCTGAAGGAATTCCATCGAAGACAGGAGGAAAGATCTTTCTTTTTCACGACGAAGGGTGGAAGCTTCCTTGGAGAGATGGTTGTTCCTCTCGAGAGTGTGGGAATCTACGTTCCTGGGGGAAAGGTTCCGTACTTTTCCACGCTCCTCATGTGCGCGGTTCCCGCTATCGTTGCTGGTGTGGAAAGGATCGCTGTCACAACACCACCGAATGAAAACGGAGGCATCTCTCCATACATCCTGAAAACCTGCGAAATCCTCGGTCTGAAGGAGATCTACCGGATGGGAGGGGCTCACGCGGTAGCCGCCCTCACATACGGCACGGAAACAGTGAAACCCGTTGACAAGATCGTGGGACCCGGTGGAGTCTTCGTCACGCTCGCAAAGAAACACGTTTACGGAGACGTTGGAATCGATTCCATAGCGGGTCCCAGCGAGATTGCGATCGTGACAGACGGCAGTGCCGACCTGGATCTCATAGCCGCGGATTTCCTCTCCCAGGCAGAGCACGACGAGAACGCGATGAGTGTGGTGATAACCACTTCGAAAGAAGTCTTCGAAAAATTACCTCAGGTCATTGAAAGACACCTGGAAGCTCTTCCAGAAGAGAGAAGAAAAACGGCCAGGATTTCAACGGAAAATTTCGGTACCATCATCTTGACGGACAGTCTGAAAAGGGCCTTTGAGATCTCCAACCTCATCGCCCCCGAACATCTGGAGGTCCTCGTGGAAAATCCGTTTGAGTCACTGGGACACATAAAGAACGCGGGATCTGTCTTTCTCGGAAAGTACACCTGTGAGTCTGTGGGAGACTACGGTGCGGGACCGAACCACGTTCTTCCCACCTTCAGATCCGCGAGGTTCTCCTCAGGACTCAGGGTTTCCGATTTCACGAAGAAGATATTCATCACACACCTCTCCGAAGAAGATTTCAGAAAAAAGGGCGAGCTTTACTCGAAGATGGCGCGCTGGGAAGGTTTTGAAGCCCACGCTCGGGCGATAGACGTCAGGAGGGAAAAGCTGTGAATCCTCTCGATTTGATTGCAAAGAGGGCGTATCCGTACGAAACCGAAAAGAGAGACAAAACCTACCTTGCGCTGAATGAAAATCCGTTTCCCTTTCCAGAGGACCTCGTGGATGAAGTGTTTCGACGATTGAACAGCGACGCCCTGAGGATCTACTACGACTCCCCCGATGAAGAATTAATAGAAAAGATACTCTCATACCTCGACACCGATTTTCTTTCGAAAAACAACGTCTCTGTGGGAAACGGAGCGGATGAGATCATCTACGTGATGATGCTCATGTTCGACCGTTCCGTTTTCTTTCCCCCGACCTACAGCTGCTACAGGATCTTTGCGAAGGCAGTTGGAGCGAAATTCCTGGAAGTGCCGCTCACGAAAGATCTGAGGATACCTGAGGTGAACGTGGGAGAAGGAGACGTTGTTTTCATTCCGAACCCGAACAATCCAACGGGCCATGTTTTCGAAAGAGAGGAAATAGAAAGAATCCTGAAAACGGGTGCCTTCGTCGCGCTGGACGAAGCCTACTACGAATTCCACGGAGAAAGTTATGTGGATCTTCTGAAAAAATACGAGAACCTCGCCGTGATCAGGACTTTCTCGAAAGCGTTTTCCCTGGCAGCGCAACGTGTCGGATACGTTGTGGCCTCGGAGAAGTTCATTGACGCTTACAACAGGGTGAGACTTCCTTTCAACGTGAGCTACGTTTCCCAGATGTTCGCGAAGGTAGCTCTCGATCACAGAGAGATCTTTGAGGAGAGAACGAAGTTCATCGTGGAAGAACGCGAGAGAATGAAGAGTATCCTCAGAAAAATGGGATACCGAATCACCGATTCCAGAGGAAACTTCGTGTTCATATTCATGGAAAAGGAAGAAAAAGAAAGACTTCTCGAACACCTCCGGGCAAAGAACATTGCTGTTCGTAGTTTCAGGGAAGGTGTTAGAATCACAATCGGAAAGCGCGAGGAGAACGATATGATCCTGAAAGAACTGGAGGTGTTCAAATGACGGTAGAAAGACTGGAAAACGGCGTGATCGTTCAGAGAAACACCAACGAGATCGAGATCTCTATAACACTCGACACGGTACACGGAAAACTCGAAGGGAGTACTGGTGTGAACTTCTTCGATCACCTTCTGAACACCTTCTGTCATTACTCCGGCCTGGGTCTCAGGGTGAGTACCTGCGAAAGCAAAGACGGTATCCTCCACCACCTGATAGAGGACTTTGGAATCTCACTGGGTCTCGCATTCAGGGAGCTCTTCGACTACACGAAAGTGAGAAGATTCGGGGAAGCCACCGTTCCCATGAACGAGGCGCTGGTGGGATGCTACGTGGATCTTTCCGGAAGACCCTTCTTCCAGAAGAACTTCGAGTTCTCCGTTGAAAAGATAGAAGACATGCCCGTCGAAGGATTCGAGGAGTTCATGTGCGGATTCGTAAACCATGCAAGGATCACGGTCCACTTCTTCAAATTCTTTGGAAAGAACGACCATCACATTTCTGAATCTGCCATGAAATCTTTTGGACTCGCGATCGCCCGGGCTCTGGAGGGGTCGGAAAAAAAGACCACTAAGGGTGTGATAGATTGAGGATCGGAATAATCTCTGTTGGTCCGGGAAACATAATGAACCTGTACCGTGGAGTGAAGAGGGCATCAGAAAATTTTGAGGATGTTTCGATAGAACTCGTGGAGTCACCTCAAGACGATCTGTACGATCTTCTGTTCATCCCGGGTGTAGGACACTTCGGCGAAGGAATGAGACGACTCAGAGAGAACGGTCTTGTTGAGTTCATAAAAAAACACGTCGAAGATGGAAAATACGTGGTCGGAGTCTGCCTTGGAATGCAGCTCCTTTTTGAAGAGAGCGAAGAGGCACCCGGCGTAAAGGGTCTTTCTCTCATAGAAGGAAACGTCGTGAAACTGAAGAGTAGAAGACTTCCACACATGGGCTGGAACGAGGTGATCTTCAAAGACACGTTTCCGAACGGGTATTACTACTTCGTCCACACCTACAGAGCCGTGTGCAAAGAGGAACACGTTCTGGGAACAACGGAATACGACGGTGAGATCTTTCCATCCGCGGTGAGGAAGGGGAGAATTCTGGGTTTTCAGTTCCATCCCGAAAAGAGTTCAAAAATCGGAAGAAAACTGCTTGAGAAGGTGATCGAATGCTCGTTGTCCCGGCGATAGATCTCTTCAGAGGAAAGGTAGCGAGAATGGTGAAAGGAAAAAAGGAGAACACCATATTCTACGAAAAAGATCCCGCAGAGCTGGTGAAAAAACTCATCGAAGAGGGATTCACACTGATCCACGTTGTGGATCTTTCGAAGGCGATAGAAAACAGCGTTGAGAACTTTCCTGTCCTCGAAAGACTTTCCGAATTTGCCGAACACATACAGATCGGAGGCGGGATCAGATCATTCGATTACGCAGAAAGACTCCGCAAGCTGGGATACAGAAGACAGATTGTGAGTTCAAAAGTTCTGGAAGATCCTTCTTTTCTGAAATTTCTGAAAGAAATCGACGTGGAGCCCGTGTTCAGTCTGGACACCCGAGGTGGGAAAGTCGCGTTCAAAGGATGGCTGGCGGAAGAGGAAATCGATCCGATATCTCTTCTGAAGAGACTGAAGGAATACGGTCTTGAAGAGATCGTACACACGGAGATCGAAAAAGATGGCACTCTTCAGGAGCACGATTTTTCTCTCACCAGGAAGATAGCGATCGAAGCTGAAGTGAACGTATTCGCAGCAGGGGGAATCTCTTCGGAGAACTCTTTGAAAACAGCGCAGAGGGTTCACAGAGAAACGAACGGGCTTCTCAAAGGTGTGATCGTGGGAAGGGCATTTCTGGAGGGAATTCTCACAGTTGAGGTGATGAAGAGATATGCTCGCTAAGAGAATAATCGCATGTCTCGACGTGAAAGACGGCCGTGTGGTGAAGGGAACGAACTTCGAAAATCTCAGGGACAGCGGTGATCCGGTCGAGTTGGGGAAGTTCTATTCCGAAATTGGAATAGACGAACTCGTTTTTCTGGATATCACCGCATCTGTTGAGAAGAGGAAAACCATGCTGGAACTGGTCGAAAAGGTGGCCGAGCAGATCGACATTCCGTTCACCGTTGGAGGAGGCATCCACGACTTCGAAACGGCCTCCGAACTCATTCTCCGGGGTGCGGACAAGGTGAGCATAAACACGGCGGCTGTGGAGGATCCTTCCCTGATCACGAAGATCGCCCGAACTTTCGGAAGCCAGGCCGTCGTCGTGGCGATAGATGCAAAAAGGGTGGATGGAGAGTTCGTGGTCTTCACCTACTCCGGAAAGAAGAACACGGGCATACTTCTGAGAGACTGGGTGGTTGAAGTAGAAAGGAGAGGGGCAGGAGAGATTCTACTCACCAGTATCGACAGAGACGGCACGAAAGCAGGTTACGACACGGAGATGATAAGGTTTGTGAGACCACTGACTACGCTTCCCATCATCGCTTCTGGTGGTGCGGGAAAAATGGAACATTTCCTTGAAGCGTTTCTGGCGGGTGCCGACGCTGCCCTTGCGGCTTCTGTTTTTCATTTCAGAGAGATCGATGTGAGAGAATTGAAAGAATATCTCAAAAAACACGGAGTGAACGTGAGACTGGAGGGGTTGCGATGACGCTCTATCCAGTGGTGGTTCAGGAGAAAACAACGGGTGAAGTGTTGATGTTGGCCTACGCGAACGAGGAGGCTTTGGAGCTCACCAAGAAAACGGGATACGCGCATTTCTTTTCGAGGGAGAGGCAGAAAATCTGGAAAAAGGGAGAGACCTCTGGAAACACGATGAGAGTGGTTGAAATAAGAAGAGACTGCGATGACGATGCTTACCTGTACATCGTCGATTTTCCAGAAGACAAGGTGGCGTGTCACACGGGAAACAGATCCTGTTTTTTCAAGGTGGAACACAGATTTGAAGAAACGGGCTCTCCCACCTTCTGGCTGGATCTCTACAGACTCGTTAAAAAAAGAAAAGAAGAGATGCCGGAAGGTTCCTACACGTCGAAGCTCTTCAGGGAAGGC from Thermotoga sp. Mc24 includes these protein-coding regions:
- a CDS encoding ATP phosphoribosyltransferase regulatory subunit gives rise to the protein MDFLDFEKVFSFYSKATKKGFSPFFVPTLEKAEEPAGNFFLDRKGNLFSIREDFTKTVLNHRKRYSPDSQIKVWYADFVYRYSGSDLVAEYQLGLEKVPRNSLDDSLEVLEIIVESASEFFEGPVIVEIGHTGVYEDLLKEIPKDLHEKVLNLIDTKNLAEIEFLSHMKKIDLSRVEKIIEDSIYRRSPEHLKTMDLPLSVREDLLSASSFLQEKFPTVSVEIDLTLARTIEEYCGLIFTIYDTSSSRLVAAGGEYTVNGEKGVGGSIFLEGKTC
- the hisG gene encoding ATP phosphoribosyltransferase, with amino-acid sequence MLKLAIPKGRLEEKVMTYLKKTGVIFERESSILREGKDIVCFMVRPFDVPTYLVHGVADIGFCGTDVLLEKETSLIQPFFIPTNISRMVLAGPKGRGIPEGEKRIATKFPNVTQRYCESKGWHCRIIPLKGSVELAPIAGLSDLIVDITETGRTLKENNLEILDEIFVIRTHVVVNPVSYRTKREEVVSFLEKLQEVIEHDSNEQSRG
- the hisD gene encoding histidinol dehydrogenase codes for the protein MILMNNPGDKEVLRLLKQRMESVSQVEETVKEIIRRVKEEGDRALEEFLKRFEKHPVGIENLRVTEKEISEAQVEEEFVETIKIVIEDLKEFHRRQEERSFFFTTKGGSFLGEMVVPLESVGIYVPGGKVPYFSTLLMCAVPAIVAGVERIAVTTPPNENGGISPYILKTCEILGLKEIYRMGGAHAVAALTYGTETVKPVDKIVGPGGVFVTLAKKHVYGDVGIDSIAGPSEIAIVTDGSADLDLIAADFLSQAEHDENAMSVVITTSKEVFEKLPQVIERHLEALPEERRKTARISTENFGTIILTDSLKRAFEISNLIAPEHLEVLVENPFESLGHIKNAGSVFLGKYTCESVGDYGAGPNHVLPTFRSARFSSGLRVSDFTKKIFITHLSEEDFRKKGELYSKMARWEGFEAHARAIDVRREKL
- the hisC gene encoding histidinol-phosphate transaminase, producing the protein MNPLDLIAKRAYPYETEKRDKTYLALNENPFPFPEDLVDEVFRRLNSDALRIYYDSPDEELIEKILSYLDTDFLSKNNVSVGNGADEIIYVMMLMFDRSVFFPPTYSCYRIFAKAVGAKFLEVPLTKDLRIPEVNVGEGDVVFIPNPNNPTGHVFEREEIERILKTGAFVALDEAYYEFHGESYVDLLKKYENLAVIRTFSKAFSLAAQRVGYVVASEKFIDAYNRVRLPFNVSYVSQMFAKVALDHREIFEERTKFIVEERERMKSILRKMGYRITDSRGNFVFIFMEKEEKERLLEHLRAKNIAVRSFREGVRITIGKREENDMILKELEVFK
- the hisB gene encoding imidazoleglycerol-phosphate dehydratase (catalyzes the dehydration of D-erythro-1-(imidazol-4-yl)glycerol 3-phosphate to 3-(imidazol-4-yl)-2-oxopropyl phosphate in histidine biosynthesis), translating into MTVERLENGVIVQRNTNEIEISITLDTVHGKLEGSTGVNFFDHLLNTFCHYSGLGLRVSTCESKDGILHHLIEDFGISLGLAFRELFDYTKVRRFGEATVPMNEALVGCYVDLSGRPFFQKNFEFSVEKIEDMPVEGFEEFMCGFVNHARITVHFFKFFGKNDHHISESAMKSFGLAIARALEGSEKKTTKGVID
- the hisH gene encoding imidazole glycerol phosphate synthase subunit HisH; this encodes MRIGIISVGPGNIMNLYRGVKRASENFEDVSIELVESPQDDLYDLLFIPGVGHFGEGMRRLRENGLVEFIKKHVEDGKYVVGVCLGMQLLFEESEEAPGVKGLSLIEGNVVKLKSRRLPHMGWNEVIFKDTFPNGYYYFVHTYRAVCKEEHVLGTTEYDGEIFPSAVRKGRILGFQFHPEKSSKIGRKLLEKVIECSLSRR
- the hisA gene encoding 1-(5-phosphoribosyl)-5-((5-phosphoribosylamino)methylideneamino)imidazole-4-carboxamide isomerase; this translates as MLVVPAIDLFRGKVARMVKGKKENTIFYEKDPAELVKKLIEEGFTLIHVVDLSKAIENSVENFPVLERLSEFAEHIQIGGGIRSFDYAERLRKLGYRRQIVSSKVLEDPSFLKFLKEIDVEPVFSLDTRGGKVAFKGWLAEEEIDPISLLKRLKEYGLEEIVHTEIEKDGTLQEHDFSLTRKIAIEAEVNVFAAGGISSENSLKTAQRVHRETNGLLKGVIVGRAFLEGILTVEVMKRYAR
- the hisF gene encoding imidazole glycerol phosphate synthase subunit HisF, encoding MLAKRIIACLDVKDGRVVKGTNFENLRDSGDPVELGKFYSEIGIDELVFLDITASVEKRKTMLELVEKVAEQIDIPFTVGGGIHDFETASELILRGADKVSINTAAVEDPSLITKIARTFGSQAVVVAIDAKRVDGEFVVFTYSGKKNTGILLRDWVVEVERRGAGEILLTSIDRDGTKAGYDTEMIRFVRPLTTLPIIASGGAGKMEHFLEAFLAGADAALAASVFHFREIDVRELKEYLKKHGVNVRLEGLR
- the hisIE gene encoding bifunctional phosphoribosyl-AMP cyclohydrolase/phosphoribosyl-ATP diphosphatase HisIE; amino-acid sequence: MTLYPVVVQEKTTGEVLMLAYANEEALELTKKTGYAHFFSRERQKIWKKGETSGNTMRVVEIRRDCDDDAYLYIVDFPEDKVACHTGNRSCFFKVEHRFEETGSPTFWLDLYRLVKKRKEEMPEGSYTSKLFREGKGKIAKKFGEEAVEVITGYLQNDKENLVWEIADMIYHLTVLMVDAGVTIQDVMKELEKRRK